The Hydra vulgaris chromosome 11, alternate assembly HydraT2T_AEP genome contains a region encoding:
- the cldnl2 gene encoding uncharacterized protein cldnl2 isoform X2 — protein sequence MNMKVFNKLKNNISLQLCICLVTLVIDLIVTVTNSWSVREFNTLNNPGDTKERTVGLFIKCTIYVPNEKECESYTDTSDWLRCCRAMSILSCLLQFSAVVLTLAIMLKHTKRFDLLAAACFCSGVCMLITITVFAAMNQGTKHNFYKYSWSFILSIIATLFSAVCGIYAITMMRVIESQPKE from the exons ATGAATATGAAAGTATTTAACAAACTCAAAAACAACATAAGTTTACAACTGTGCATTTGCTTAGTGACGCTCGTTATTGACCTAATAGTCACGGTAACTAATTCTTGGTCGGTTCGAGAATTTAACACTTTAAACAATCCGGGTGACACTAAAGAACGTACCGTTGGATTATTTATCAAATGCACAATTTATGTACCTAACGAAAAAGAATGCGAGTCTTACACAGACACAAGTG attgGTTACGTTGCTGCCGCGCTATGTCAATTCTATCTTGTTTACTTCAATTTTCTGCGGTAGTACTTACATTGGctataatgttaaaacatactaaaCGTTTTGATTTGCTGGCTGCTGCATGTTTTTGTTCTG GGGTATGCATGCTGATTACAATCACAGTGTTTGCTGCAATGAATCAAGGCACAAAACACAATTTCTACAAATATAGTTGGTCCTTCATACTATCTATTATAGCAACTTTATTTTCAGCAGTATGCGGAATTTATGCAATTACAATGATGAGAGTGATTGAAAGTCAAccaaaagaataa